The following are from one region of the Oscillatoria salina IIICB1 genome:
- a CDS encoding hybrid sensor histidine kinase/response regulator, translating to MSLEPIELRLERVQQEQELILNQIDNAIALFNNQDRLILFNRKLTEIWNLPPEKLAQKPDCQEVLAAVIHQGYLSASECEKLRLAIAQTDRQKVNFLLQQNNGIYLEVEITVTDKQSKLLNLRDVTNHWRSPTNVDTEIERLKFLLGLTERLQPATELREIGQFALSYLIDNMGAAFGDVKVIIGEGEERQAGILTNKISSEFIATYGEIAIKEMQDVLNKGIPYGQGLLWSVIETGKPLFVKDYQQHPQAVPSFCHPGIGQLGIFPIPGASGEIIGVLTLESRSGIGLEDAPQQDMLLAACRTLGVAIERAQDREKMRQANENLERASQLKSEFLASMSHELRTPLNSIIGFADLLQRQFGGKLTSRQINHVRAIEKSGQHLLQLINDILDLSKIEAGKTQLELESVSIQSLCNQCLRMIQPRAEKKRLTLSLEIDYRLDRAVLDLRRVSQILINLLSNAVKFTPEGGKIKLGGRLAYGTELLEEKRPDRSPVNLSTPYLCLEVVDTGIGIPKDKQHLLFQPFQQVDSSLTRRHEGTGLGLALTKRLAELHGGTVSLESQENEGSTFRVWLPMTEMRENYTLNLEPETKPSSASILAPKPQDENSKRILVVEDQPYNQALISEVLELEGYVPEIIYEGRTMMDLIHSPLVTPQVLPDLILMDIQLPDLDGFQLIHQLKNHQYWRKIPVIAVTAMAMPGDKDRCLQAGADDYISKPIDIEQLLQSIGLLLNSAEVSD from the coding sequence ATGTCCCTAGAACCAATCGAATTGCGCTTAGAGCGCGTTCAACAAGAACAAGAACTAATTTTAAATCAGATTGATAATGCGATCGCTCTTTTTAATAATCAGGATCGCCTAATTTTATTCAATCGCAAACTAACCGAAATTTGGAATTTACCTCCCGAAAAACTCGCGCAAAAACCTGATTGTCAAGAAGTCTTAGCCGCCGTTATTCACCAAGGTTATTTATCAGCTAGTGAATGCGAAAAACTGCGTTTGGCGATCGCGCAAACAGATCGCCAAAAAGTTAATTTTCTGCTCCAACAAAATAACGGCATCTATCTAGAGGTAGAAATTACTGTTACAGACAAACAAAGCAAACTACTAAATCTACGAGATGTAACCAATCATTGGCGATCGCCAACTAATGTGGATACGGAAATTGAGCGACTCAAATTTTTACTAGGCTTGACAGAAAGACTGCAACCTGCTACAGAATTACGAGAAATCGGTCAATTCGCCCTCTCTTACCTAATTGACAATATGGGAGCAGCTTTTGGGGATGTAAAAGTAATAATTGGTGAAGGAGAAGAACGCCAAGCCGGAATCCTCACCAACAAAATTAGCTCTGAATTCATTGCTACCTATGGCGAAATAGCAATTAAAGAGATGCAAGATGTCCTCAACAAAGGTATCCCCTATGGTCAAGGTTTACTATGGTCAGTAATTGAAACAGGAAAACCTTTATTTGTCAAAGACTATCAGCAGCATCCTCAAGCAGTTCCCAGTTTTTGCCATCCGGGAATCGGTCAACTAGGTATTTTCCCTATCCCTGGTGCTTCTGGAGAGATAATCGGAGTTTTGACCTTAGAATCTCGCTCTGGGATCGGACTCGAAGACGCGCCCCAACAAGATATGCTCTTAGCCGCTTGTCGCACTCTCGGCGTAGCAATCGAACGCGCTCAAGATCGAGAAAAAATGCGTCAAGCCAACGAAAACTTGGAAAGAGCATCTCAGCTTAAATCGGAATTTCTCGCTTCGATGTCTCACGAACTACGCACCCCGTTGAATAGTATCATTGGTTTTGCCGATTTATTACAACGCCAATTTGGCGGCAAATTAACTTCTCGCCAAATTAATCACGTTCGCGCGATCGAAAAAAGCGGTCAGCATTTGCTCCAACTGATTAACGATATTCTCGACTTATCTAAAATTGAAGCTGGCAAAACTCAACTCGAACTAGAGTCAGTTTCGATTCAAAGTTTATGCAATCAATGTTTGAGAATGATTCAGCCTCGTGCTGAAAAAAAGCGACTGACACTTTCTCTAGAAATAGATTATCGCTTAGACCGAGCCGTTCTCGATTTACGTCGCGTCAGCCAAATTTTAATTAACCTACTTTCCAACGCTGTCAAATTTACACCCGAAGGAGGCAAAATTAAACTTGGCGGTAGACTCGCTTACGGAACCGAACTTTTAGAAGAAAAGCGACCAGACCGCAGTCCAGTTAACCTCAGTACACCTTACCTCTGCTTAGAAGTAGTTGATACTGGTATTGGCATTCCTAAAGATAAACAACATTTGCTTTTTCAACCCTTCCAACAAGTTGATTCTTCTCTAACTCGCCGCCATGAAGGTACAGGTTTAGGTTTAGCCTTGACGAAGCGTTTAGCCGAACTCCACGGCGGTACAGTCTCCTTAGAATCTCAGGAGAATGAAGGTAGTACGTTTCGGGTTTGGTTGCCGATGACAGAAATGCGCGAAAATTATACTCTCAATTTAGAACCAGAAACTAAGCCTAGTAGTGCTTCGATTCTTGCACCTAAACCTCAAGATGAAAATAGTAAACGCATCTTAGTTGTTGAAGATCAACCTTATAACCAAGCACTAATTTCGGAAGTTTTAGAACTAGAAGGTTATGTTCCAGAAATTATTTATGAAGGGCGTACAATGATGGATTTGATCCATTCTCCTTTAGTTACTCCCCAAGTTCTTCCCGATTTAATTTTGATGGATATTCAACTACCGGATCTAGATGGCTTCCAACTAATTCATCAGCTTAAAAACCATCAATATTGGCGCAAAATACCTGTAATCGCAGTTACGGCAATGGCAATGCCTGGAGACAAAGATCGCTGTTTGCAAGCTGGTGCTGATGATTATATCAGTAAGCCGATCGATATCGAGCAATTGCTGCAAAGTATTGGCTTGTTGTTGAATTCGGCAGAAGTCTCTGACTGA
- a CDS encoding response regulator: protein MLKNQPCILLVDDDSSNLLLLEELMAAAGYKTVSAASGKEALEIVAKSTPDLILLDIMMPGMDGFEVCSKLRENPQLQAVPIVFLTALDDENNRLRGLETMGDDYITKPINSQFLLTKIKNIFRLQEMRNRQAFAVAKQESERELEIARRVNQELAEKFRRFVPEKYLARIAPLGVNSIQVGNATEAEVTILFCDIREFTAIAESQPATTTYQWLNEFFTRMSEAIATENGFVDKFLGDAIMAVFDRHEQHPRDALNAAMKMVQSLESFNQQLDRYNLDLQIKVGIGIHTGKGIIGTVGSRDRMDSTIIGDVVNTAARLEELTKTYKCAIVTSAVTIAQLPPGELICCRFLDKVKPRGKQEEIEIYEVVECSSAPRAIAEPQSI from the coding sequence ATGTTAAAAAATCAACCTTGTATTTTGCTTGTAGATGATGATTCATCAAATTTATTATTACTTGAAGAGTTAATGGCCGCAGCCGGCTATAAAACTGTTTCCGCCGCATCAGGAAAAGAAGCTTTAGAAATTGTCGCCAAGTCAACGCCCGATCTGATTTTACTAGATATAATGATGCCAGGAATGGATGGGTTTGAGGTTTGCTCGAAACTCCGTGAAAATCCTCAATTACAAGCGGTACCAATTGTTTTTTTGACAGCTTTAGATGATGAAAATAATCGGTTACGTGGTTTAGAAACTATGGGTGATGATTATATCACAAAACCGATTAATTCTCAGTTTTTATTAACAAAAATAAAAAATATTTTTCGGTTGCAGGAGATGCGAAATCGGCAGGCTTTTGCAGTAGCAAAGCAGGAAAGCGAGCGAGAATTAGAAATAGCAAGACGAGTTAATCAAGAGTTAGCAGAAAAGTTTCGCCGCTTTGTACCGGAAAAGTATTTAGCTCGGATCGCGCCGTTAGGAGTAAACTCGATTCAGGTTGGTAATGCGACTGAAGCAGAAGTAACAATTTTGTTTTGTGATATTCGCGAGTTTACAGCGATCGCCGAATCTCAACCGGCAACAACGACTTATCAATGGCTGAATGAATTTTTTACTCGGATGAGCGAAGCGATCGCCACTGAAAATGGTTTTGTTGATAAATTCCTCGGCGATGCAATTATGGCAGTTTTTGATCGCCATGAGCAACATCCCCGCGATGCTTTGAATGCGGCAATGAAAATGGTACAAAGCTTAGAATCGTTTAATCAACAGCTAGATCGATATAACCTTGATTTGCAGATTAAAGTTGGTATTGGCATTCATACGGGTAAAGGTATTATTGGTACTGTAGGCAGCCGCGATCGCATGGACTCGACAATTATTGGCGATGTTGTCAACACCGCAGCCCGTCTTGAAGAATTGACAAAAACTTACAAATGTGCTATAGTTACCAGCGCCGTAACGATCGCCCAACTACCCCCAGGGGAACTAATTTGCTGTCGCTTTCTCGACAAAGTAAAACCACGCGGGAAACAAGAAGAAATCGAGATTTATGAAGTGGTTGAGTGTAGTAGTGCGCCTAGGGCGATCGCCGAACCGCAAAGTATTTAA
- a CDS encoding HetZ-related protein 2, with the protein MTKTGLKIESLWRDRIAKECPRLSGEEQESIVKWLLGEDSERFEGLSTNQLAIAKQAMDYRYRILLQRYLKLGPTQAYRNLITRLGSLIVLRNKIKTWVALSRDRQRAVADVIQEVIQEMLNSDRYIQQQIAWIAQCTDNSRLRDSLLLTTVEEYCLRPIRNQPLLVYRFVNYLRRSQRGGMTQVPQGEMVRLISEELTVDDLDSPVSLLDNQALADYQDAQDWEEQQILRMMVQKQFEDYLGENVGVVAVRWLKLYLQGLSQDAIAKRLDLPVKQVYRLREKVSYHAIRVFALKTKPELVANWLEISLQEHNLGLTLPQWENFYQQLTPLQQKIIEMLKAGESIEAIAADLDWKVHQVMSEWSKLYLTAQSLRS; encoded by the coding sequence ATGACCAAGACAGGGTTAAAGATCGAATCGCTCTGGCGCGACCGGATCGCGAAAGAATGTCCGCGTTTGAGTGGGGAAGAGCAGGAAAGTATAGTCAAGTGGTTATTAGGAGAAGATTCTGAGCGTTTTGAAGGGCTTTCAACTAACCAATTGGCGATCGCCAAACAAGCGATGGACTATCGCTACCGGATTTTGCTCCAGCGCTACCTCAAATTAGGACCGACACAAGCATACCGTAATTTAATAACTCGTTTGGGTTCTCTAATTGTACTGCGTAATAAAATTAAAACCTGGGTAGCACTGAGCAGAGATCGCCAAAGAGCAGTAGCAGACGTAATCCAAGAAGTAATTCAGGAAATGTTAAATAGCGATCGCTACATTCAGCAGCAAATAGCTTGGATCGCTCAATGTACGGATAATAGTCGCTTACGAGATAGTTTACTCCTAACTACTGTCGAAGAATACTGTCTGCGCCCAATTCGCAATCAACCTCTTTTAGTTTATCGCTTTGTTAATTATTTGCGCCGTTCTCAGCGTGGCGGGATGACTCAAGTTCCCCAAGGTGAAATGGTACGCTTGATTTCAGAAGAGTTAACTGTCGATGATTTAGACTCTCCAGTCAGTTTACTTGATAACCAGGCTCTTGCTGACTACCAGGATGCACAAGATTGGGAAGAGCAACAAATTCTCCGCATGATGGTGCAAAAGCAATTTGAGGATTATTTAGGCGAAAATGTCGGTGTTGTCGCGGTACGTTGGTTAAAACTTTATCTTCAAGGGCTTTCTCAAGACGCGATCGCCAAAAGACTGGATCTGCCCGTCAAACAAGTTTATCGTCTCCGGGAAAAAGTTAGCTATCATGCCATACGCGTTTTTGCTCTGAAAACTAAACCTGAGTTAGTCGCTAACTGGTTGGAAATTTCTTTACAAGAACATAATTTAGGATTAACCCTTCCTCAGTGGGAAAACTTTTATCAACAGTTAACTCCTTTACAGCAGAAAATTATCGAAATGTTGAAAGCTGGTGAAAGCATCGAAGCGATCGCTGCCGATTTAGATTGGAAAGTTCATCAAGTTATGAGCGAATGGAGCAAACTTTACTTGACAGCCCAATCTTTACGCAGTTAG
- a CDS encoding (2Fe-2S) ferredoxin domain-containing protein, whose product MSKLKKVITDFTLEGRFVSFVGDYKQKPKRLRLSTPEGECKIKLAKKIRRNVRELLIPGDWVEISGEKTLKPKSGKIKLKANRLKPTTPAKKQPTEPTTEQVRVASPKKGKDCIMVCQKSSCRKKGSGEICQAVNEYLAETGLEEQVKIKGTGCMKQCKKGPCVVFMPDKSRYIKVEPQQVPQLLAKHFTGR is encoded by the coding sequence GTGAGTAAATTAAAAAAAGTAATTACAGACTTTACCCTGGAAGGAAGATTTGTTAGTTTCGTCGGCGACTACAAACAGAAACCAAAACGCCTCCGTCTTTCCACTCCAGAAGGCGAGTGTAAAATTAAACTTGCCAAAAAAATTCGGCGTAATGTCAGAGAATTGTTAATACCAGGAGATTGGGTAGAAATATCTGGGGAAAAAACCCTCAAACCGAAAAGCGGTAAAATCAAACTGAAAGCCAATCGCCTCAAACCTACAACTCCCGCAAAAAAACAACCTACCGAGCCAACTACAGAGCAAGTAAGGGTTGCTTCTCCCAAAAAAGGCAAAGATTGTATTATGGTTTGCCAAAAATCATCTTGTCGGAAAAAAGGATCGGGTGAAATTTGTCAAGCAGTTAACGAATATTTAGCAGAAACAGGCTTAGAAGAGCAAGTAAAAATTAAAGGTACCGGATGTATGAAACAATGCAAAAAAGGTCCTTGCGTCGTCTTCATGCCTGATAAATCTCGTTATATTAAGGTTGAGCCTCAACAAGTACCGCAGTTGTTAGCAAAACATTTTACGGGACGATAA
- a CDS encoding CsbD family protein, translated as MSIEDRAEAVAKNVEGKVQEAVGEVTGDPMDKAEGQAKQEQAEAMHAKEDLKDKAKEIVDKA; from the coding sequence ATGAGCATTGAAGATCGCGCCGAAGCAGTGGCTAAAAACGTCGAAGGTAAAGTGCAAGAGGCAGTAGGTGAAGTTACTGGCGACCCAATGGATAAAGCAGAAGGTCAAGCAAAACAAGAACAAGCCGAAGCTATGCACGCAAAAGAAGACCTTAAAGATAAGGCAAAAGAAATTGTTGACAAAGCCTAG